The window GCGTACGTCAGATATGGTCTTACCGGAAGGGCTGGCGATACCGCCGCTGCCGTACGCGATCGGACTCGTCGTGGGGGTGATCGGCGTCGTCGGACTCGTCCACCTTCTCCGACCGCCGGTGACGAACTGGACGGTCGTCGCGCTGTCGCCGTGGATGGCGATCGGCGGCGTCCTCCACGGGCTCGAGCGACTGGGGACGTTCCCCGGCGCGGTCGAGCCGCTGTTCGGCGCGCCCGCGGTGTACGCGACGATGGCGATCGTCACCGGACTGGCGTGGGCGTTCGCCGGCGTCTCGGCCGAGATCCGTACCCACGGCTCGACCGACCGGACGCTCGGGACGATCGGCACGGCGGTGCTGATCACCTTCGCGGTGTTCTCGGTGTACCAGGGGATCAACAACGGGACGCTCTCGCCGTTCTGGCCGGTGATCGCCATCGTCGTTTCGGGCGTCGTGACGGCGGTAGCGTGGCTGTTCGTGAGCCTCGCGTTCACCGAGTCGGCCTCGGTCACCGGCGCGACGGGCGTCGTCGTGATCGCCGCCCACGCGATCGACGGCGTCTCGACGGCGATCGGCTACGACGTGATCGCGGGCGTCGCCGAGCGGACGCCGCTCTCGCGGCTCATCCTGGAAGCGGGGGCCGCGCTGCCGACCGCGGAGCTGATGGGCGCGGGCTGGCTGTTCGTGTTCGTCAAGCTGTTCATCGCGGGCGCCGTCGTCGTGCTGTTCCGCGAGTACGTCGAGGAAGAGCCGACGCAGGCCCGCATGATTCTGGCGCTGGTCGCGGCAGTCGGACTCGGCCCCGGGATCCAGAATCTGCTGGTGTTCGCGATCGGGGGATTCTAGGGCCCGACAGCGTTTTCTCTCGGCGCACTCAGTTTCGAACAGACCGCATGGCGCGCGTTCTCACCGCCGGCCACGTCAACTGGGACGTGACGCTGGCGCTCGATCGGCTCCCCCGTCCCGACGGGGAATCCCTCGTCACGGCGCAGTACCGCTCGGGCGGCGGGAGCGCCGCCAACGTGGCGGTCGCGCTGGCCGGACTCGACGTCGAAACGAGCGTGATCGGCAGCGTCGGCGACGACGAGAACGGGCTACTCGTCCGCCGGGAACTGGACGACGCCGGCGTCGGCATCGACGGGCTCGCGACGGTCGCGGACGCCGTGACGTCGGTGAAGTACCTGCTGATCGCCGACGACGGCGAGGTGGCCATGCTGGGCAACGACGGCGTCAACGAGGCGGTCGGTCCCGAGGACGTCGACTCCGAACGCGTCCGAAGCGTCGATCACCTCCACCTCACGAGCCAGCGCCCCGAAACCGCCGCCAGACTCGCCGAAATCGCGGCCGACGCCGGCGTCCCGGTGAGCTTCGATCCCGGCCGCCGGCTGCCCGATCGGGACTTCTCGCGGACGTTCGAGCTCGCCGACCTGGTGTTCTGTAACGATCGCGAGGCCGCCGCCGTCGCCGACCTGGCCGAGTCGCTGGCGGCCGACTGCACGGTGGTCGTCAAGCGCGGCGCCGACGGCGCCGCGGCGCTGGACGCCGAGGAGACCTGGCACCACGCCGGCTTCGGCGTCGACCCGGTCGACACCAGCGGGGCGGGGGACGCCTTCGCGGCGGGCTTTCTGGCGGCCCGGCTCGACGACGCCGATCGCGAGCGGGCGCTCACGGTCGGCAACGCCTGCGGCGCGCTCGCGGCCGAGCGAACGGGCGCGCGGACCGACCTCTCGTGGGGCGAGGTCGAGGACGTGCTCGGAGAGTAAGTCGGACTGCAAGCGCGCGTTTTTTCTCCCGCATGGACGAACAGGTTCCCATGGCGAAACAACCGCACCTGCTGGTCGAACCGGGAGATCTCGAAGACGTCGCGCTGCTGCCGGGCGATCCCGGACGCGTCGACCGGATCGCCGGTCACTGCGACAGCTCCGAGGTCGTCGCCGAGAACCGCGAGTACAAGGTCGTCAACGCCGAGTACGACGGGACGCCGCTGACGATCTGCTCGACGGGGATCGGCTCGCCCTCCGCCGCCATCGCGGTCGAGGAGTTGGCCGCGGTCGGCGTCGACGCCGTGCTCCGGGTCGGCACCACGGGGGCGCTCCAGTCGGGCATCGAGATCGGCGACATGGTCGTCGCGACCGGCGCCGCCAAGGACGAGGGAACGACGGGGCGCTACGAGTCCGACACCTACCCCGCGGTCCCGGACTACGAGGTGCTCTCGGGGCTGGTCGACGCCGCGGAGGCCAACGACGAGGACGTCCACGTCGGGCCGGTCGCCACCGACGACGCGTTCTACGCCGAGACCGACGAGTACGTCGAGGCCTGGGAGTCGGCCGGCGTGCTCGCCGTCGAGATGGAGGCCGCCGCGATCTTCACGCTCGCGCGCCGGAAGGGCCTGCGCTCGGGCGCGATCTGCACGGTCGACGGCAACCTCGTCGAGGGGACCCAGAAGGGCGAGACCGACGACGACGAGCTACCCGAGAAGGCGAAGAACAACGTCGAGCGGGCGATCGACATCGCGCTCGACGCCGCGGCGTCGCTCTGAGGC is drawn from Natronoarchaeum mannanilyticum and contains these coding sequences:
- a CDS encoding nucleoside phosphorylase, whose amino-acid sequence is MAKQPHLLVEPGDLEDVALLPGDPGRVDRIAGHCDSSEVVAENREYKVVNAEYDGTPLTICSTGIGSPSAAIAVEELAAVGVDAVLRVGTTGALQSGIEIGDMVVATGAAKDEGTTGRYESDTYPAVPDYEVLSGLVDAAEANDEDVHVGPVATDDAFYAETDEYVEAWESAGVLAVEMEAAAIFTLARRKGLRSGAICTVDGNLVEGTQKGETDDDELPEKAKNNVERAIDIALDAAASL
- a CDS encoding carbohydrate kinase family protein yields the protein MARVLTAGHVNWDVTLALDRLPRPDGESLVTAQYRSGGGSAANVAVALAGLDVETSVIGSVGDDENGLLVRRELDDAGVGIDGLATVADAVTSVKYLLIADDGEVAMLGNDGVNEAVGPEDVDSERVRSVDHLHLTSQRPETAARLAEIAADAGVPVSFDPGRRLPDRDFSRTFELADLVFCNDREAAAVADLAESLAADCTVVVKRGADGAAALDAEETWHHAGFGVDPVDTSGAGDAFAAGFLAARLDDADRERALTVGNACGALAAERTGARTDLSWGEVEDVLGE
- a CDS encoding DUF63 family protein; this translates as MVLPEGLAIPPLPYAIGLVVGVIGVVGLVHLLRPPVTNWTVVALSPWMAIGGVLHGLERLGTFPGAVEPLFGAPAVYATMAIVTGLAWAFAGVSAEIRTHGSTDRTLGTIGTAVLITFAVFSVYQGINNGTLSPFWPVIAIVVSGVVTAVAWLFVSLAFTESASVTGATGVVVIAAHAIDGVSTAIGYDVIAGVAERTPLSRLILEAGAALPTAELMGAGWLFVFVKLFIAGAVVVLFREYVEEEPTQARMILALVAAVGLGPGIQNLLVFAIGGF